From one Ignavibacteria bacterium genomic stretch:
- a CDS encoding T9SS type A sorting domain-containing protein has protein sequence MNTKIIYIIMLLFVAATVCPAQNTYAPTSLRQWDSTFWDNDVFADTVPEFVLGHQWGASPLSKVNAALRTNVTNSNWGWLDPNSLQLMCKLGTDTTVRQYLTWGSPLITMGGSHPDSRYFLQPWYGLRWDPAENAGVDRQWQPRDAQSWPMTFGYKSHGTVPALPTDTNYRRFVLDTAAMDSNPQRVLDVAELRNYTSIHRDIDWNLYYKEAFIADSNGNHITFHDDTMDCRRLQLVINLRRTSETDTIRDSTPVLSVVVPYQMRWKDQDSSKPDDYMPKRLRMPFRYVPQGAAGSVDTLPHGRGLERTMHAIDIASEYVDSIVITRAMLPRHSDPGGPDITIVAEFRTDTIWEMRDVWGTPYPYRRPHILKNGIFKFPNPDKADSTLINIVVNSSGDTTRDSSQYNMRYHAIDSLGVTLWYHGTSPVALRSVMLVTPLTRRATSGWYDSSWHEAFAAHRTAMQQRFDTVQALSGHRVRALSFYLHDEFDMDHLWGMRYRCNFVDGRLTSETGYGGSRVVSGDDLSEYGRLKFHGFPSKFPWTAGATMPSRATAAPYLARTYVDEWNVDGNQPIPAPILSIKNGYRRTGTNAPYRGYETDIQTNVINHESWETIGLPLTGDYSLIKNYEVLIHSNNAGVGPAAMQEHSVYTHIWQNGDWYFARRRYFWSNFFYHLDPKFGFDKNMRPYVRYEKFRPLTAEEVRLGHGTQLNLGTRGFLYDKWKHEYAPAPLPDTFTNTAAGKLVYFDKYYPGYVTEDGTAWAWEDDSTVTADSVFFSDHLGSDYYTENDSIRIHPWAPLDSLAKQMELSRFISGTPASHVYVGRLSVRSETRWWHDLVTDTVTGGRRGPHESNASLFMKTRPVAWYAHGYKIWENGAMSRLRKWLTVSSDSSVAVQRWARTSPTDTTLRLETEPAGERLYDIVLLDTSETGLSDDNCVIAVTNRRTSPFLFNTSLTDSVEWIAGYEHDTLTRNSRPDLRYKQTGARRITLPFAYSVDPGKPYLLHIREMHPAADSLYAIDTIINWNSTLALFLRPGETRYLRVQRLPATDTVGSGYLAFNTQNKMIVYPVRRAGGGYGDSVRYHMVFHRRDTDPARNGPWTVYYRRSHAYHKDSLYRIEQMQWEPPVRLSRVTTAHLPFGNQWNPVERTRLSVQDTYAYLQSVPDTASHMRDCCCGFPSIVIRETVQDTPMIFVVYACEDMWATNQYANNNYFHIVENAFPDVSILNPAALEVNGKSLVVAYKDIGHDVPPGAADSPADTLGSLARYGTPVVNASAENRLFYAWSSAGQGIGIATKTSTQAWLPSDQSLAVVPMPTIPNIIVQPGGGSDTVHIEGGDALYPSLNVYSNLEQHQTTSTLVWEEGPAANRHIRYTRLRERPGTNGEIERLLPTFVELSYTTDTPPAIPVDPANRIAIVGGTSPGEQAELPVVVRSLQDSAMQIYIRDHDTSGTNGLFHYNHETVCWAEWVPSVNRSRIRYNHFIDMSGSGANELHYWWANTTGSTGGSSLFHPVLASGAVRMDSLTWQGVADDTLVTYADSMHILSGNVSDSALVANYSILPQSAYQQLRAHKQNSYAAYWTGLGEFASLSSQQIYLRRMPALPGSPAITYHYDVLRGKGAWPHVSLRQKEETGGLHTLRRSLQYSASDAPSLLFSAEQFYKEATDESTDETPDVQSAAPVTYCGFQTPAGSFTMRGLRGDTKQIIFTPVYQSLKTDDGSAGSACALQMAAMTSPVSGWVSDPFTVGSFEELKVLSMGLLRSEISLTIEAVESAAGARNKNHDPDTTAPAGARYSALLTLADADNNSYEDPLECRYYITEGDERYYRLRLQYHGSSSSVMREDTDIDPAAESYSKSASNTIQVINLRRGTAFAADTAARLHIYPNPSEGTVTILTTGILRQHPDHQALLTVTDALGSPLTTRTVRDGQVITLHGLAAGSYSVMLTAAGTQPNTVGATGFFVVVR, from the coding sequence ATGAATACCAAGATAATATACATTATTATGCTGTTGTTTGTGGCTGCAACCGTGTGCCCGGCCCAGAACACCTATGCGCCCACGTCACTCCGGCAGTGGGATTCCACCTTTTGGGATAATGATGTGTTTGCCGATACGGTGCCAGAGTTTGTGCTGGGACACCAGTGGGGGGCCTCACCGCTGAGTAAGGTGAATGCAGCTTTGCGGACCAATGTTACCAATAGTAATTGGGGCTGGCTGGATCCCAACAGTCTGCAGCTGATGTGCAAGCTTGGCACCGATACCACGGTGAGGCAGTATCTCACCTGGGGTTCGCCGCTGATCACCATGGGTGGCAGCCACCCGGACTCGCGGTACTTTCTGCAGCCGTGGTATGGCCTGCGGTGGGATCCGGCAGAGAATGCCGGCGTTGACCGGCAGTGGCAGCCCCGCGATGCTCAGTCGTGGCCGATGACCTTTGGCTACAAGAGCCACGGCACCGTCCCAGCATTGCCGACCGATACCAACTACCGGCGCTTTGTGTTGGATACTGCCGCTATGGACTCCAACCCACAGAGGGTGTTAGATGTGGCTGAGCTGCGCAACTACACGAGCATCCATCGGGATATTGATTGGAATTTGTATTACAAAGAGGCATTCATAGCAGATTCTAATGGTAACCATATCACATTTCATGATGACACCATGGACTGCCGCCGTCTGCAACTGGTAATCAACCTGCGGCGGACCTCAGAGACTGACACCATCCGTGACTCTACGCCGGTACTCTCGGTTGTGGTACCGTACCAGATGCGCTGGAAGGACCAAGATAGCAGTAAACCTGATGATTATATGCCTAAAAGACTTCGTATGCCCTTCCGGTACGTACCGCAGGGGGCTGCAGGCAGTGTTGATACATTACCGCATGGCCGAGGCCTGGAGCGGACGATGCACGCTATCGATATCGCGAGTGAGTATGTGGACTCTATTGTGATTACCCGAGCCATGCTGCCGCGCCACAGCGACCCCGGCGGACCGGATATTACCATTGTGGCGGAGTTTCGTACCGATACGATTTGGGAAATGCGAGATGTTTGGGGGACGCCATACCCTTATCGCCGTCCCCATATTCTCAAGAATGGAATTTTCAAGTTTCCTAACCCTGATAAGGCAGACAGTACGCTGATAAACATCGTTGTTAATAGTAGTGGCGACACGACGCGTGACTCGTCGCAGTACAATATGCGCTACCATGCGATTGACTCGTTGGGTGTTACGCTGTGGTATCACGGCACCTCGCCAGTGGCACTACGGTCGGTGATGCTTGTTACCCCGCTCACCAGGCGTGCCACCAGCGGGTGGTATGATTCGTCATGGCACGAGGCGTTTGCAGCACATCGCACGGCGATGCAACAGAGGTTCGATACTGTACAAGCACTCTCAGGTCATCGTGTCCGCGCCTTGTCGTTTTACCTGCACGATGAGTTCGATATGGACCATCTGTGGGGCATGCGCTATCGGTGCAACTTTGTAGATGGCCGGCTCACGAGTGAAACGGGCTATGGCGGCTCGCGTGTTGTTTCGGGCGATGACCTCAGCGAATATGGACGTTTAAAGTTCCATGGCTTTCCCTCGAAATTCCCGTGGACAGCCGGCGCTACGATGCCGTCACGGGCAACAGCGGCACCGTACCTTGCACGCACCTATGTGGACGAGTGGAACGTTGATGGCAATCAACCGATCCCGGCTCCGATTCTAAGCATTAAAAACGGCTATCGCCGCACTGGTACCAACGCCCCCTACCGTGGTTATGAAACAGATATCCAAACCAATGTTATTAATCATGAAAGTTGGGAGACGATAGGTTTGCCGCTAACGGGTGACTATTCGTTGATAAAAAACTACGAAGTGTTAATCCACAGCAACAATGCCGGTGTAGGCCCTGCGGCAATGCAGGAGCACTCTGTCTATACCCATATCTGGCAAAATGGCGACTGGTATTTTGCCCGGCGCCGCTACTTCTGGAGTAATTTCTTTTATCACTTAGACCCGAAATTCGGCTTCGATAAGAATATGCGCCCGTATGTGCGCTACGAGAAGTTTCGTCCGCTCACTGCCGAAGAAGTGCGCCTGGGTCACGGCACACAACTAAACCTGGGCACGCGGGGCTTTCTCTACGACAAATGGAAACATGAGTATGCGCCGGCACCGCTGCCGGACACGTTCACGAATACGGCCGCCGGGAAGCTTGTCTACTTTGACAAGTACTATCCGGGTTATGTTACCGAGGATGGTACCGCCTGGGCATGGGAGGACGATAGTACGGTTACTGCCGACAGTGTATTCTTTTCGGATCATCTTGGCAGCGATTATTATACAGAAAATGATAGTATTCGCATTCACCCGTGGGCACCGTTGGATTCGTTAGCAAAACAAATGGAGCTTAGTCGCTTCATCAGCGGTACTCCGGCATCGCATGTGTATGTAGGCCGCCTCTCGGTGCGCAGCGAAACCCGGTGGTGGCATGATTTGGTTACCGATACGGTTACTGGCGGACGTCGCGGCCCGCATGAGTCGAATGCATCGTTATTTATGAAAACACGTCCTGTGGCCTGGTACGCGCATGGCTACAAGATCTGGGAGAATGGTGCCATGTCGCGGCTCCGGAAATGGCTCACCGTCTCTTCTGATTCGTCTGTTGCGGTGCAGCGGTGGGCACGCACATCACCCACCGACACCACACTGCGTTTAGAGACCGAGCCGGCGGGTGAGCGGCTCTATGACATCGTGCTGCTCGATACATCCGAAACTGGATTGTCGGATGATAATTGTGTTATCGCTGTTACCAATCGTCGCACGAGCCCCTTTCTGTTTAACACGTCACTGACGGACTCGGTAGAATGGATCGCCGGCTACGAGCATGACACGCTAACGCGCAACAGCCGTCCGGATTTGCGCTACAAGCAGACAGGCGCCAGGCGCATAACACTACCCTTTGCCTACAGTGTAGATCCTGGAAAACCATACTTACTCCATATCCGGGAGATGCACCCTGCTGCTGACTCACTCTATGCCATCGATACAATCATAAACTGGAATAGCACCTTAGCGTTATTCTTGCGCCCGGGTGAGACACGCTACCTCCGCGTGCAGCGCCTGCCGGCAACAGATACTGTTGGCAGCGGATATCTGGCCTTTAACACTCAAAACAAAATGATTGTGTACCCCGTACGGCGTGCCGGCGGCGGTTACGGTGATTCGGTCCGTTATCACATGGTGTTTCACCGGCGTGATACCGATCCTGCCAGAAACGGTCCATGGACGGTGTACTACCGGCGCTCGCATGCCTACCACAAGGATTCTCTCTACCGCATAGAGCAGATGCAGTGGGAGCCTCCCGTACGGTTAAGCCGAGTAACAACCGCCCATCTCCCCTTTGGCAACCAATGGAATCCTGTCGAACGCACCCGCCTCAGTGTTCAGGATACCTACGCATACCTGCAATCAGTACCTGACACAGCAAGCCACATGCGGGACTGCTGCTGCGGTTTCCCGTCAATCGTTATTCGCGAGACCGTACAGGATACTCCCATGATATTTGTTGTCTATGCCTGTGAGGACATGTGGGCCACAAACCAGTATGCAAATAATAATTACTTTCATATTGTTGAGAATGCCTTTCCTGATGTCAGTATTCTCAACCCTGCAGCACTGGAGGTGAACGGTAAGTCACTGGTGGTGGCGTATAAAGATATAGGGCACGACGTGCCGCCGGGAGCTGCGGATTCACCGGCCGACACTCTTGGGAGCCTGGCACGGTACGGTACGCCGGTTGTCAATGCTTCGGCCGAGAACCGTCTGTTTTATGCCTGGTCGTCGGCAGGCCAGGGTATCGGCATTGCCACCAAGACAAGTACACAGGCGTGGCTGCCGAGCGATCAATCCCTGGCTGTGGTGCCAATGCCAACGATACCGAACATCATCGTGCAACCAGGTGGCGGGAGCGACACAGTCCACATTGAAGGCGGAGATGCTCTCTATCCGTCGCTGAACGTGTACAGCAACCTGGAGCAGCATCAGACCACCTCTACACTGGTCTGGGAGGAAGGCCCGGCAGCCAATCGTCATATCCGCTACACGCGGTTACGTGAGCGACCCGGCACGAATGGAGAGATAGAACGCCTGCTTCCTACCTTTGTTGAACTGTCATATACCACCGACACGCCGCCGGCGATACCCGTGGACCCGGCAAACAGAATCGCCATTGTCGGCGGCACCTCGCCCGGTGAACAGGCAGAGCTGCCGGTGGTTGTCAGAAGCCTGCAGGACAGCGCCATGCAGATCTACATACGCGACCACGACACGTCCGGCACTAACGGTCTGTTTCATTACAATCATGAAACCGTCTGCTGGGCCGAATGGGTTCCGTCGGTGAATCGTAGTCGCATCCGGTATAATCATTTTATTGACATGTCCGGATCAGGAGCTAACGAACTTCATTACTGGTGGGCTAATACGACCGGGAGTACCGGTGGCAGCAGTTTATTTCATCCTGTCCTTGCCTCCGGAGCCGTACGCATGGATTCGCTCACCTGGCAGGGTGTGGCCGATGATACGCTGGTAACCTATGCCGACAGTATGCACATTCTGAGCGGCAATGTGTCCGATTCGGCGCTGGTTGCCAATTATAGCATCCTGCCACAAAGCGCCTACCAGCAGCTGCGAGCGCATAAACAGAACAGCTATGCCGCCTACTGGACGGGACTCGGTGAGTTTGCCAGCCTCAGTAGCCAGCAAATCTACCTGCGCCGGATGCCGGCACTGCCGGGCTCACCGGCCATCACCTATCACTACGATGTGCTGCGGGGCAAAGGGGCTTGGCCACACGTGTCGCTGCGGCAGAAGGAAGAGACGGGCGGACTGCACACGCTGCGACGAAGCCTGCAGTACTCCGCGTCGGATGCTCCGAGTTTGCTGTTCTCGGCCGAGCAATTTTACAAAGAGGCCACCGATGAAAGCACCGACGAAACTCCTGACGTACAGAGCGCCGCACCGGTAACCTATTGCGGTTTCCAGACGCCTGCCGGCAGTTTTACCATGCGCGGGCTTCGTGGCGATACTAAACAAATCATTTTTACACCTGTTTATCAATCTCTCAAAACTGATGATGGCAGTGCAGGCTCAGCCTGTGCTCTGCAGATGGCCGCCATGACCTCTCCGGTATCCGGCTGGGTGTCTGACCCCTTTACTGTGGGCTCGTTTGAAGAACTCAAGGTGCTGAGTATGGGGTTACTGCGCTCAGAGATATCGCTAACGATTGAGGCCGTGGAGTCAGCCGCTGGTGCCCGGAACAAAAACCATGACCCTGACACCACCGCGCCTGCAGGGGCACGGTACTCAGCTTTGTTAACTCTGGCAGATGCCGACAATAACAGCTATGAAGATCCACTGGAGTGCCGGTACTATATTACCGAAGGCGATGAGCGCTATTATCGTCTGCGCCTGCAGTATCATGGCAGCAGCTCTTCCGTCATGCGTGAAGATACCGACATTGATCCGGCAGCGGAATCCTACAGCAAGAGTGCCAGCAACACCATTCAGGTTATCAACCTCCGCCGCGGTACGGCCTTCGCCGCCGACACTGCCGCACGGTTGCACATCTACCCCAATCCCTCGGAGGGAACGGTCACAATCCTGACCACCGGCATACTGCGTCAGCACCCCGACCATCAGGCACTGCTCACCGTTACCGATGCGCTGGGCAGTCCCCTGACAACACGGACAGTACGCGATGGACAGGTGATCACCCTGCACGGATTAGCCGCCGGCAGCTACAGCGTCATGCTTACCGCCGCCGGCACACAGCCAAACACCGTAGGGGCAACGGGGTTCTTTGTGGTTGTACGCTAA
- a CDS encoding ABC transporter permease — protein MTDSITAPKDAHAGESYSRFVRRQFKKSTFGMASIWLVIVLVCVAMFADFLANNKPIACSYKGSIQLPIFKEYLVGLGLSKWTAEEATREWSDVTYDWSIFPPVPYGPSTTDKTLIALKDRAPSSRHWLGTDDVGRDVFAGIIHGSRYALSIGLVAMSIALALGIVLGTLAGYYGGTVDLLISRLIEIVITMPSLFLILTISAMVEESSIWLIMLLIGLTGWTSIARFMRGEVLRVRNLDYVSAATSLGYSTRRIMFKHVLPNAIAPVLVYAAFGIVGAILLESALSFLGFGVPPTVVTWGSVLYKARSSTYAWWLAVFPGLTIFITVVAFNFIGDALRDATDPRLRG, from the coding sequence ATGACCGACAGCATTACTGCACCCAAGGATGCTCATGCCGGCGAAAGTTATAGCAGGTTTGTGCGACGTCAGTTTAAGAAGTCCACCTTTGGAATGGCAAGCATCTGGCTGGTGATTGTGTTGGTATGTGTTGCTATGTTTGCCGATTTTCTTGCCAATAACAAGCCAATTGCTTGCTCGTACAAAGGGAGCATTCAGCTGCCGATTTTCAAGGAATACCTTGTTGGCCTTGGTTTGTCAAAGTGGACTGCGGAAGAAGCCACCAGGGAATGGTCAGACGTAACGTACGACTGGAGTATATTCCCGCCAGTACCGTACGGGCCAAGCACGACCGACAAAACACTTATTGCGTTAAAAGACCGTGCACCATCGTCCAGACACTGGCTGGGCACCGACGACGTAGGGCGCGACGTATTTGCCGGTATTATTCACGGCTCCAGGTATGCATTATCCATTGGTCTTGTTGCAATGTCGATAGCACTTGCTCTTGGCATCGTGTTAGGTACTCTTGCCGGATATTACGGTGGAACCGTTGACCTGCTGATATCGCGATTAATAGAAATCGTTATAACCATGCCCAGTCTGTTCCTTATCCTGACAATATCGGCAATGGTTGAGGAAAGCTCTATTTGGTTAATCATGTTACTCATTGGTTTAACTGGCTGGACCAGTATTGCTCGGTTCATGCGGGGCGAAGTGTTGCGGGTACGCAACCTTGACTACGTTAGTGCCGCTACCTCGTTAGGTTACAGTACACGGCGGATTATGTTCAAGCATGTATTGCCTAATGCTATTGCACCCGTATTGGTATATGCTGCCTTTGGTATTGTAGGAGCCATCCTCCTGGAGAGTGCATTATCGTTCCTTGGCTTTGGAGTCCCCCCCACCGTTGTCACCTGGGGTTCCGTTCTCTACAAAGCCCGCAGCAGCACCTATGCCTGGTGGCTGGCTGTCTTTCCCGGGTTAACAATCTTTATCACGGTGGTGGCATTCAACTTCATCGGCGATGCGTTACGTGATGCTACCGACCCGCGGCTGAGAGGGTAG
- a CDS encoding ABC transporter permease: MWTYILRRILLFIPTLIIITMISFGISRMAPGDPAAMKVGVSAEGGMGTRANLNAKQIEMIREQWHLDKPVWQQYMIWTGGLLGFNMQTVFDKDGMHMSNIRFTGVPDLGNSFKDNRPVFDKMLERVPVTIIMNLFALLIAYGIAVPLGVYSATHPGTWFDKSSTFTVFALYSLPSFWVATLAVTFLCNPEFLSIFPSGGLRSMAATMSWNFWQRLADFAWHLTLPMIVYVYADFAFISRQMRSSMLEVIRQDYVRTARAKGLNERSVIYKHALRNALIPLVTLAAAILPHMIGGSVIVETIFSIPGMGLLSYEALRALDYPMIMAVFTISAILTLVGMLISDILYSVVDPRISYGAKKS, translated from the coding sequence ATGTGGACGTACATACTACGGCGTATCCTGCTGTTTATACCTACCCTGATCATTATCACCATGATCAGTTTTGGTATTAGCAGAATGGCTCCCGGCGACCCCGCGGCAATGAAGGTGGGCGTGAGTGCCGAGGGTGGTATGGGTACTCGTGCAAATCTAAATGCTAAACAAATTGAGATGATACGGGAACAATGGCATCTGGATAAACCAGTATGGCAGCAGTACATGATATGGACAGGTGGCTTACTTGGCTTTAACATGCAGACGGTGTTTGACAAGGATGGGATGCACATGTCGAACATTAGGTTCACCGGGGTTCCGGATCTTGGTAATTCGTTTAAGGATAACCGACCGGTGTTTGACAAGATGCTTGAACGGGTTCCGGTTACCATCATCATGAATTTATTCGCACTGCTGATAGCGTACGGAATTGCCGTCCCCCTGGGCGTGTATAGTGCCACACATCCGGGTACGTGGTTTGACAAATCGTCAACATTTACAGTATTTGCACTATACTCACTGCCATCGTTCTGGGTGGCCACCTTAGCCGTTACGTTTTTGTGTAATCCTGAATTCTTATCGATTTTTCCCAGCGGCGGACTTCGTTCCATGGCAGCTACCATGTCGTGGAATTTCTGGCAGCGGCTGGCCGACTTTGCGTGGCACCTGACGCTTCCCATGATTGTGTACGTATATGCTGACTTTGCGTTTATCTCCAGGCAAATGCGCTCATCAATGCTGGAGGTGATCCGACAGGATTACGTGCGTACCGCTCGCGCCAAGGGGCTCAACGAACGATCGGTGATTTACAAGCACGCCTTACGCAACGCCCTGATACCGTTAGTAACACTTGCTGCAGCTATCCTTCCTCACATGATAGGGGGCTCTGTTATCGTTGAAACGATTTTTAGTATCCCGGGGATGGGCTTGCTATCATACGAAGCATTGCGCGCTCTGGATTACCCGATGATCATGGCTGTATTTACCATCAGTGCTATCCTCACACTGGTGGGGATGCTGATAAGCGACATTTTGTATTCTGTAGTTGACCCCAGAATTTCGTACGGAGCCAAGAAGTCATGA
- a CDS encoding YraN family protein: protein MQNSESFPLSTRQIGKKAEEIAEEFLLNRGYALLDRNYTFKKYGEIDLVMKDGQTIVFVEVRHRRSLQYGTPEASIGYQKKQKLRRTAEGYLLTHGLRNVMCRFDVIAIDLVAGTPVLRHLPDAI, encoded by the coding sequence ATGCAAAACTCTGAAAGCTTTCCACTCTCAACAAGACAAATCGGTAAAAAGGCCGAGGAAATTGCAGAAGAATTTCTGTTGAACCGTGGGTACGCCTTGCTTGACAGAAACTATACATTTAAGAAGTACGGCGAGATTGATCTGGTGATGAAGGATGGCCAGACCATCGTGTTTGTAGAAGTCAGACACCGGCGAAGTCTGCAATACGGTACACCGGAAGCCAGCATCGGATACCAGAAAAAACAGAAACTCCGCCGCACTGCCGAAGGGTATTTGCTTACGCATGGTTTGCGGAATGTTATGTGCCGGTTTGATGTGATTGCTATCGATCTTGTTGCCGGGACTCCGGTTCTCCGACATCTGCCGGATGCCATTTAG
- the ruvA gene encoding Holliday junction branch migration protein RuvA — protein MISRVRGTVLSKTGMEVVVDCGGLGYTVMVPLSTMDVVPAVGESVTLFTVFTVREDAFSLFGFASEPEREAFKLLTTIQGIGGRTALGILSSAVISDLQAAIMQGNIPALMRLPGIGKKTAERMVVELRDKMVTVAAQPHEIPAVGHTQQVADAISALQALGFTRQAAEKAVKQAITARPELSESSEQLIRTALRGI, from the coding sequence ATGATTTCCAGAGTTCGTGGCACAGTGCTGAGCAAGACAGGGATGGAAGTAGTGGTTGACTGCGGTGGCCTTGGATACACCGTGATGGTACCACTCTCTACCATGGATGTTGTACCCGCAGTAGGTGAAAGCGTGACGCTGTTCACGGTTTTTACTGTCCGTGAAGATGCATTCTCACTCTTTGGTTTTGCCTCCGAACCGGAGCGCGAAGCATTCAAACTGCTTACCACCATTCAGGGAATTGGTGGCAGGACAGCACTGGGCATTTTATCGTCAGCAGTTATTTCAGACTTGCAGGCTGCAATCATGCAGGGGAATATCCCCGCCCTGATGCGTTTACCCGGTATCGGAAAGAAAACCGCAGAAAGAATGGTAGTTGAGCTACGCGACAAGATGGTAACTGTGGCAGCTCAGCCGCACGAAATACCGGCGGTTGGCCATACCCAGCAGGTTGCCGATGCCATCAGTGCTCTTCAGGCACTTGGCTTTACGCGTCAGGCGGCCGAAAAGGCTGTAAAACAGGCGATAACAGCTCGCCCTGAACTCTCGGAATCCAGTGAACAACTTATTCGGACTGCGCTGCGTGGAATATGA
- a CDS encoding (2Fe-2S)-binding protein has translation MPIIYIDGKAVEAKPGQMIIEAAMDSGIVVPHYCWHPALSIAGNCRMCLVQVGSQKKDADGTLVFDDEGKPVISWIPKLQIACATPVADGMFVDMVGEKAVTAQNAVVEFQLINHPLDCPICDEAGQCKLQEYAFTHSNAKSRFDEEKVHKIKRLPFGPNVMFDGERCISCSRCIRFANEVAKQPALTFYQRGDSVSIRTFPGMQFDNAYSMNIIDICPVGALTSIDFRFRARVWEMSFTDTICPGCARGCNIHMGVMNNEVLRLEPRTNPHVNTYWMCDPGRLQTPDLINKNRLSGPQIRVNGELTPASWTDAIEAAVTIIRDTPASKVYVLGSSHASNEDNFVLAKLTREVLKSQNIDCIAHSNPEFADDMLRVADVSPNSAGARAVGIVPGNDSKSVHHLAKRITSGEIQTVIVLEDDALSHSQSLAEAFAALPNLIVLSAHTTVVAQQASVLLPIATFAEAEGTFTNINNRVQRFRPAVVTAENERYMGLKMSRWDKFGAPNDRWTHGERRDCRSAWRVMQAIAEGMGFKWGYDSSENVFNDIAAHVEGFKGMSYALLDKHMGLILNKADQPEPEQVIYVSNFMKPQVG, from the coding sequence ATGCCAATAATTTATATCGATGGTAAGGCTGTTGAAGCAAAGCCTGGACAAATGATCATTGAAGCTGCGATGGACAGCGGCATTGTTGTTCCTCATTACTGCTGGCACCCGGCATTGAGTATTGCCGGGAATTGCCGGATGTGCCTGGTTCAGGTAGGTTCGCAGAAAAAAGATGCCGATGGTACACTGGTGTTTGATGACGAAGGCAAGCCGGTGATTAGCTGGATACCAAAACTCCAGATCGCATGCGCCACTCCGGTTGCCGACGGAATGTTTGTTGATATGGTTGGCGAGAAGGCTGTAACGGCACAAAATGCCGTGGTGGAGTTCCAGTTGATTAACCACCCGCTGGATTGTCCGATCTGTGATGAAGCCGGTCAGTGCAAACTCCAGGAATATGCCTTTACTCACAGTAATGCAAAAAGCAGATTCGACGAAGAAAAAGTTCATAAGATTAAACGCCTGCCGTTTGGTCCGAATGTTATGTTCGACGGCGAACGGTGTATTAGCTGCTCTCGCTGCATTCGCTTTGCAAACGAAGTGGCAAAACAACCGGCGTTAACGTTTTATCAACGTGGTGATTCGGTATCGATTCGAACCTTCCCTGGTATGCAGTTCGATAATGCGTACTCGATGAATATTATCGACATCTGTCCGGTTGGTGCACTTACAAGCATTGACTTTCGGTTCCGTGCCCGCGTGTGGGAGATGAGCTTTACCGATACCATCTGTCCCGGCTGCGCCCGCGGATGCAATATCCACATGGGTGTAATGAACAACGAAGTCCTCCGCCTTGAGCCCCGTACGAATCCCCATGTAAATACGTACTGGATGTGTGATCCCGGACGTCTGCAAACACCAGATCTGATTAACAAAAACAGGTTGTCCGGTCCGCAGATTCGTGTTAATGGTGAGCTAACGCCGGCCTCATGGACCGATGCTATCGAAGCGGCAGTCACCATCATTAGGGATACGCCGGCTTCAAAGGTGTATGTGTTGGGGAGTTCGCATGCTTCTAACGAAGACAACTTTGTGCTTGCCAAACTCACCCGTGAAGTTCTGAAATCACAGAACATTGATTGTATTGCACACAGCAATCCGGAGTTTGCCGATGATATGCTGCGCGTAGCCGATGTGTCTCCGAACTCCGCCGGTGCCCGCGCTGTTGGAATTGTGCCTGGCAATGATTCGAAATCAGTACACCACCTGGCGAAGCGCATCACGTCGGGCGAAATCCAAACCGTTATTGTGCTGGAAGACGATGCACTATCTCACAGCCAGTCTCTAGCCGAAGCCTTTGCGGCTCTACCTAATCTGATTGTACTATCTGCCCATACAACTGTCGTTGCACAGCAGGCAAGTGTTCTGCTGCCCATTGCAACGTTTGCCGAAGCCGAAGGCACCTTTACCAACATAAACAATCGGGTACAACGGTTCCGTCCGGCAGTCGTTACTGCTGAAAACGAACGTTATATGGGACTAAAGATGAGCCGGTGGGATAAGTTTGGTGCGCCAAATGACCGGTGGACCCATGGCGAACGCCGCGACTGCAGGAGTGCATGGCGTGTCATGCAGGCAATAGCAGAAGGAATGGGCTTCAAGTGGGGCTACGATTCGAGTGAAAACGTTTTTAACGATATTGCCGCCCATGTTGAAGGCTTTAAAGGAATGTCGTATGCCTTGCTCGATAAACACATGGGTCTGATTCTCAATAAGGCAGATCAGCCTGAACCGGAACAAGTAATTTATGTTAGTAACTTCATGAAACCGCAAGTAGGATAG